From one Streptomyces sp. NBC_01478 genomic stretch:
- a CDS encoding ClpP family protease, which produces MGTYTIPNVVERTPQGERSYDVFSRLLSERIIFLGTDIDDGVANVVIAQLLHLESSAPDRELAIYINSPGGSFTSLMAIYDTMTYVQAPISTFCVGQAASTAAVLLAGGDPGRRFVLEHARVLLGQPASGGQRGMVSDLALQAKEMVRIRSQVEEVLSRHTHHDIATLRADMDRDKVFTAQEAVAYGLADEVVSRRLGPL; this is translated from the coding sequence ATGGGGACGTACACGATTCCGAACGTCGTCGAGCGGACCCCGCAGGGCGAGCGGTCCTACGACGTGTTCAGCCGGCTGCTGTCCGAGCGGATCATCTTCCTCGGCACCGACATCGACGACGGCGTGGCCAACGTCGTCATCGCGCAACTCCTCCATCTGGAGTCGTCGGCCCCGGACCGCGAGCTCGCGATCTACATCAACTCGCCCGGCGGCTCGTTCACTTCGCTCATGGCGATCTACGACACGATGACGTACGTCCAGGCCCCGATCTCGACGTTCTGCGTCGGTCAGGCCGCCTCGACGGCTGCCGTGCTGCTGGCCGGCGGCGACCCCGGACGGCGGTTCGTCCTGGAGCACGCGCGCGTGCTGCTCGGCCAGCCGGCCAGCGGCGGGCAGCGCGGCATGGTCTCCGATCTCGCCCTCCAGGCGAAGGAGATGGTGCGGATCCGCTCCCAGGTCGAGGAGGTGCTGTCCCGGCACACCCACCACGACATCGCCACGCTGCGCGCCGACATGGACCGGGACAAGGTGTTCACCGCTCAGGAGGCCGTGGCGTACGGCCTGGCCGACGAGGTGGTCAGCCGACGCCTCGGCCCGCTCTGA
- a CDS encoding ABC transporter substrate-binding protein, with amino-acid sequence MSDIHHPGRRSVLTAGLASAAALGGSWLLTGCAGAEAAPVLPAAAAKGAPDRGGTLRIARPPASDAETLDPASSLSAYEYLGALYNRLVRIGPDGDLAPDLAESWETDAKARTWTFRLRKGVAFHNGRAFTSADAAYTLRHILDKATASPQAAVLAPLIDPAKLGTPDAHTLVVPLKTPNAEFPSLLTHYNCYVIPDGSAKSIGRTGIGTGPFKLESFAPAGPGRVTAYADHWAGRPVLDAIAFYSVADMSARSNALLAGQVDLLSQTNLDFATARVVAASDRATIARVKNAQWYVLPMLTTEKPFTDVRVRQAMKLAYDPEHVVKVALQGAGTAGWDNPVPSSDPAHITAHPKHDPEQAKYLLKQAGHEGLAMDLYTSSYDPLFTPMALAYQDSAKRAGIRIKVKTASADSYYTQIWMKKPLMATYWFTGRPVDQLFTQIFRSGSSYNETAWSDKEFDAVLDRARAEIDDTKRRELYGEAQTLVIEKGGAMTPMFADRLVGISRKVRGYAEHGFEFDYLGIGLKGA; translated from the coding sequence ATGTCCGACATCCACCACCCGGGCCGCCGGTCGGTGCTCACCGCGGGCCTCGCCTCGGCGGCGGCACTCGGCGGGTCCTGGCTGCTGACCGGCTGTGCCGGGGCGGAGGCCGCCCCCGTCCTGCCGGCCGCCGCCGCGAAGGGCGCCCCCGACCGCGGCGGCACCCTGCGCATCGCCCGGCCGCCCGCCTCCGACGCCGAGACCCTCGACCCGGCCAGCTCGCTGTCCGCGTACGAGTACCTGGGCGCCCTGTACAACCGGCTCGTCCGCATCGGCCCGGACGGCGACCTCGCCCCCGACCTCGCCGAGTCCTGGGAGACCGACGCCAAGGCCCGCACCTGGACCTTCCGCCTCCGCAAGGGCGTCGCCTTCCACAACGGCCGCGCCTTCACCTCCGCCGACGCCGCCTACACGCTCCGCCACATCCTCGACAAGGCGACGGCGTCCCCGCAGGCCGCGGTCCTCGCCCCGCTCATCGACCCGGCGAAGTTGGGCACACCCGACGCCCACACCCTCGTCGTCCCCCTCAAGACGCCGAACGCCGAGTTCCCGAGCCTGCTGACGCACTACAACTGCTATGTCATCCCCGACGGCAGCGCGAAGTCGATCGGCCGCACCGGCATCGGCACCGGCCCCTTCAAGCTGGAGTCGTTCGCACCGGCGGGCCCCGGCCGTGTCACCGCCTACGCCGACCACTGGGCGGGCCGCCCCGTCCTCGACGCGATCGCCTTCTACTCGGTCGCCGACATGTCGGCCCGCTCAAACGCCTTGCTGGCAGGGCAAGTTGACCTGCTCTCCCAGACCAACCTCGACTTCGCGACCGCCCGTGTGGTCGCCGCCTCGGACCGCGCGACCATCGCCCGCGTGAAGAACGCCCAGTGGTACGTCCTCCCGATGCTCACCACCGAGAAGCCCTTCACCGACGTCCGCGTCCGCCAGGCGATGAAGCTCGCCTACGACCCCGAGCACGTGGTCAAGGTCGCCCTTCAGGGTGCGGGCACCGCCGGCTGGGACAACCCCGTGCCGTCGAGCGACCCCGCACACATCACCGCGCACCCCAAGCACGATCCGGAACAGGCGAAGTACCTGCTCAAGCAGGCGGGCCACGAGGGCCTGGCGATGGACCTCTACACCTCGTCCTACGACCCGCTGTTCACGCCGATGGCGCTCGCCTACCAGGACTCGGCGAAACGAGCCGGCATCCGCATCAAGGTCAAGACGGCCTCCGCGGACTCCTACTACACGCAGATCTGGATGAAGAAGCCGCTGATGGCCACCTACTGGTTCACCGGCCGGCCAGTCGACCAGCTCTTCACCCAGATCTTCCGCAGCGGCTCCTCCTACAACGAGACCGCCTGGTCCGACAAGGAGTTCGACGCGGTTCTCGACCGGGCCCGCGCCGAGATCGACGACACCAAACGGCGCGAACTCTACGGCGAGGCACAGACGTTGGTGATCGAGAAGGGCGGGGCGATGACCCCGATGTTCGCCGACCGGCTCGTCGGCATCTCCCGCAAGGTGCGCGGATACGCCGAGCACGGCTTCGAGTTCGACTATCTGGGCATCGGCCTGAAGGGAGCCTGA
- a CDS encoding class I SAM-dependent methyltransferase, whose product METPLSYVFDNDHPEAADRHGQLPAILDEFTISRLSSLGDLTGLRCLETGAGGGSIADWLARATGPTGRVLATDVNTRHLPPSPPYDVLVHDLENEPVPDGPWDVIHARLVLLHLPGRETVLRRLAAALAPGGALVVEDFETTFRKLVLAAPTPQAAQLVDRYHELLVERVLPAHGNDPTWAGRVPAAMLEAGLTDVDTVIHSRSWPGGTAGALLIAGNIAQTREEFLAAGMTEAQLDELDRLVTDPRLVVRGHFTYSTIGRRPPA is encoded by the coding sequence ATGGAGACCCCCCTCTCGTACGTCTTCGACAACGACCACCCGGAAGCCGCCGACCGGCACGGCCAACTCCCCGCGATCCTCGACGAGTTCACGATCTCGCGACTGTCCTCCCTCGGCGACCTGACCGGCCTGCGCTGTCTGGAGACCGGTGCCGGGGGCGGCAGCATCGCCGACTGGCTCGCCCGCGCGACGGGACCGACGGGACGGGTGCTGGCCACCGACGTCAACACCCGTCATCTGCCGCCGAGTCCGCCGTACGACGTGCTCGTGCACGACTTGGAGAACGAACCGGTGCCCGACGGCCCCTGGGACGTGATCCACGCCCGGCTGGTGCTCCTGCACCTGCCCGGACGGGAGACCGTGCTCCGGAGGCTCGCGGCGGCGCTCGCACCCGGTGGCGCACTGGTGGTGGAGGACTTCGAGACGACCTTCCGCAAGCTGGTCCTCGCGGCCCCCACCCCGCAGGCCGCCCAACTGGTCGACCGCTACCACGAGTTGCTCGTCGAACGCGTCCTGCCCGCCCACGGCAACGACCCCACCTGGGCGGGCCGGGTGCCCGCCGCCATGCTGGAGGCGGGCCTGACCGACGTGGACACCGTGATCCACTCCCGGTCCTGGCCGGGCGGCACCGCGGGCGCGCTGCTCATCGCCGGGAACATCGCGCAGACCCGGGAGGAGTTCCTCGCGGCAGGCATGACGGAGGCCCAACTCGACGAGCTGGACCGGCTGGTCACCGACCCGCGGCTCGTGGTGCGCGGCCACTTCACCTACTCGACCATCGGCCGCAGGCCCCCGGCGTGA
- a CDS encoding ABC transporter permease, with product MLSFITRRIAAAVGTLFLSSILVFLAVQALPGDVATQILGKDATPDAVAALREKLKLDKPAWERYVDWVGGALHGDFGTSLVSGKAVGGEVSMYLGNSALIAVITVLFAVTGSIVLGILAGLYRDRWPDHLISTVSLVGMSVPEFVVATVLVLCFSVALPWFPAVVLYGPDATVGQLLPAVWLPALALAVVMAAYIVRMARTSVIDVMATEYVTTARLKGLSTWRVVTRHALPSALLPTLHVIALNVAWLVGGVAVVENVFNYPGIGKLMLSSVQNRDLPTIQAIALISAVVYVVCNLAADLATMALNPRLRTRGRTR from the coding sequence ATGCTCTCCTTCATAACCCGCCGCATAGCGGCCGCAGTCGGCACCCTCTTCCTCTCCTCCATCCTGGTCTTCCTCGCCGTCCAGGCCCTGCCCGGCGACGTCGCCACCCAGATCCTCGGCAAGGACGCGACCCCGGACGCCGTGGCCGCCCTGCGGGAGAAGCTGAAACTCGACAAGCCCGCCTGGGAGCGGTACGTCGACTGGGTGGGCGGCGCCCTGCACGGCGACTTCGGCACCTCCCTCGTCTCCGGCAAGGCGGTGGGCGGCGAAGTGTCCATGTACCTCGGCAACTCCGCCCTGATCGCGGTCATCACGGTCCTCTTCGCGGTCACCGGCTCGATCGTCCTCGGCATCCTCGCGGGCCTCTACCGCGACCGCTGGCCCGACCACCTGATCTCCACCGTCAGCCTGGTCGGCATGAGCGTCCCCGAGTTCGTCGTCGCCACCGTCCTGGTCCTGTGCTTCTCGGTCGCGCTCCCGTGGTTCCCCGCCGTCGTCCTCTACGGCCCGGACGCCACCGTAGGCCAACTCCTGCCCGCCGTATGGCTTCCCGCGCTCGCGCTCGCCGTGGTGATGGCCGCGTACATCGTCCGCATGGCCCGCACCTCGGTCATCGACGTGATGGCCACCGAGTACGTCACCACCGCCCGCCTCAAGGGTCTCTCCACCTGGCGGGTCGTCACCCGACACGCCCTGCCGAGCGCCCTGTTGCCCACCCTGCACGTCATCGCGCTCAACGTGGCGTGGCTGGTCGGCGGGGTCGCGGTGGTCGAGAACGTCTTCAACTACCCGGGCATCGGCAAGCTGATGCTCTCCTCCGTGCAGAACCGCGACCTGCCCACCATCCAGGCCATCGCCCTGATCAGCGCGGTCGTCTACGTCGTCTGCAACCTCGCCGCCGAC
- a CDS encoding helix-turn-helix domain-containing protein: protein MSNQAPNQARVIPLRPHEPAPHLPEPAVPAPKEPLWRDLVGDVLRRERLAQERTLKDVADSARISMPYLSEVERGRKEASSEVIAAAAHALGLDLGDLLSLAHSELTQHRTRRQGRVSSPYNGLCLVAA from the coding sequence GTGAGCAACCAAGCGCCGAACCAAGCCCGCGTGATCCCGCTGCGCCCGCACGAGCCGGCCCCTCACCTGCCGGAGCCGGCCGTCCCCGCGCCCAAGGAGCCCCTGTGGCGCGACCTGGTCGGTGACGTCCTACGACGCGAACGCCTCGCTCAGGAGCGCACGTTGAAGGATGTGGCCGACTCCGCCCGGATCTCCATGCCGTATCTCTCGGAGGTGGAGCGGGGCCGTAAGGAAGCCTCCTCGGAGGTCATCGCGGCCGCCGCCCACGCCCTCGGTCTCGACCTCGGCGACCTGTTGTCGCTGGCCCACAGCGAACTCACCCAGCACCGCACCAGGCGTCAGGGCAGGGTGAGTTCGCCGTACAACGGGCTGTGCCTGGTGGCCGCCTGA
- a CDS encoding VOC family protein has product MTTDGFTTCLWFDGQAEEAAHLYVSIFKNSSIGRISHYGEGAPQPAGSVLTVEFTAFGQKFVGLNGGPMFKFTEAVSFQIPCENQEDIDYYWAKLTDGGEPGPCGWLKDKFGVSWQVVPTRLIEMITDPDPAKVARATESFMAMGKFDLAALEKAFAGE; this is encoded by the coding sequence ATGACCACCGACGGATTCACCACGTGTCTCTGGTTCGACGGCCAGGCCGAGGAAGCCGCCCACCTCTACGTGTCGATCTTCAAGAACTCCAGCATCGGCCGCATCAGCCACTACGGCGAGGGCGCCCCGCAGCCGGCCGGCTCGGTGCTCACCGTCGAGTTCACGGCCTTCGGCCAGAAGTTCGTCGGGCTGAACGGCGGCCCGATGTTCAAGTTCACCGAGGCGGTCTCCTTCCAGATCCCCTGCGAGAACCAGGAGGACATCGACTACTACTGGGCCAAGCTCACCGACGGCGGCGAGCCCGGCCCGTGCGGCTGGCTCAAGGACAAGTTCGGCGTGTCCTGGCAGGTCGTCCCCACCCGGCTCATCGAGATGATCACCGACCCGGACCCGGCGAAGGTCGCCCGCGCCACCGAGTCCTTCATGGCGATGGGCAAGTTCGACCTCGCCGCGCTGGAGAAGGCCTTCGCGGGGGAGTGA
- a CDS encoding epoxide hydrolase family protein has translation MTSPQPDSVHPFRIDIPQADLDDLHARLDRTRWPDELPGTGWAYGVPAGYLRELVRYWRHTYDWRAAEAELNAWPQFTTVIDGSTVHFAHIRSPEPDATPLILTHGWPGSIVEFLDVVGLLTDPAAHGGDPADAFHVVVPSVPGFGLSGPPTDTGWEAGRIAGAWAELMTRLGYDRFGAQGGDWGSAISRELGRAHPDRVIGVHLNLLPGAQALTEPTAEELDALGPEERVDAQESWRRWTAWSREGTGYAVLHATRPQTLAYGLTDSPVGQLAWIVEKFREWTDSEELPEEAVDRDRLLTNVMLYWLTGTAGSAARIYYERAHATGARAAAPTLPSTAPTALAVFPAEIQIPLRHKAERTENIVRWTKLDRGGHFAAMEEPDLLAEDVRAFFRQLREKG, from the coding sequence ATGACGTCTCCGCAGCCCGACAGCGTCCACCCGTTCCGCATCGACATCCCGCAGGCCGACCTCGACGACCTGCACGCCCGCCTCGACCGCACCCGCTGGCCCGACGAGCTGCCCGGCACGGGCTGGGCGTACGGCGTGCCGGCCGGCTATCTGCGGGAGCTGGTGCGGTACTGGCGACACACGTACGACTGGCGGGCGGCCGAGGCCGAGCTGAACGCGTGGCCACAGTTCACGACCGTCATCGACGGGTCGACCGTCCACTTCGCGCACATCCGCTCCCCCGAGCCTGACGCCACCCCGCTGATCCTCACGCACGGCTGGCCGGGCTCGATCGTCGAATTCCTCGACGTCGTCGGCCTGTTGACCGATCCGGCGGCGCACGGCGGCGATCCGGCCGACGCCTTCCACGTCGTCGTGCCCAGCGTCCCCGGCTTCGGACTGTCCGGGCCGCCGACCGACACCGGTTGGGAGGCGGGCCGGATCGCCGGCGCCTGGGCCGAGCTGATGACCCGGCTCGGCTACGACCGGTTCGGCGCGCAGGGCGGCGACTGGGGCTCGGCGATCTCCCGCGAGCTGGGCCGTGCCCACCCCGACCGGGTCATCGGCGTCCACCTCAACCTGCTGCCGGGCGCGCAGGCCCTCACCGAGCCCACCGCCGAGGAGCTGGACGCGCTCGGCCCCGAGGAGCGGGTGGACGCCCAGGAGTCCTGGCGCCGCTGGACCGCGTGGTCGCGCGAGGGCACCGGATACGCCGTCCTGCACGCCACCCGCCCGCAGACCCTGGCGTACGGCCTCACGGACTCGCCGGTCGGTCAACTCGCCTGGATCGTCGAGAAGTTCAGGGAGTGGACGGACTCGGAGGAGCTGCCCGAGGAGGCCGTGGACCGGGACCGGCTGCTCACCAACGTGATGCTGTACTGGCTGACGGGGACCGCCGGTTCGGCCGCCCGCATCTACTACGAGCGGGCCCACGCCACCGGCGCGCGGGCCGCCGCGCCCACCCTCCCGTCCACCGCCCCCACCGCGCTCGCCGTCTTCCCGGCCGAGATCCAGATCCCGCTCCGCCACAAGGCGGAGCGCACCGAGAACATCGTGCGCTGGACCAAGCTCGACCGGGGCGGCCACTTCGCCGCGATGGAGGAACCGGACCTGTTGGCCGAGGACGTACGGGCCTTCTTCCGGCAGCTCCGCGAGAAGGGCTGA
- a CDS encoding ATP-binding protein, with translation MIDQRDGAVVPTRFDVPVEPLRRAAHYTGEPGCISAARHFTHQFLEQLRTEWCATIDDRSDGELLLVVSELVTNADRHSNGPYILELEGTDTSVTVSVCDSSVALPRLFARDPERIGRHGLEIVNALAARVSVERVPVGKRVRAVVRLTGEGR, from the coding sequence ATGATCGACCAGCGGGACGGGGCCGTGGTACCGACTCGATTCGACGTGCCCGTGGAACCGCTGCGGCGGGCGGCGCACTACACCGGGGAGCCGGGCTGCATCTCCGCGGCCCGGCACTTCACGCACCAGTTCCTGGAACAGCTCAGAACCGAGTGGTGCGCCACGATCGACGACCGGTCGGACGGCGAACTGCTGCTGGTGGTCAGCGAGTTGGTCACCAACGCGGACCGCCACAGCAACGGGCCGTACATCCTGGAACTGGAGGGCACGGACACCTCGGTGACGGTGTCCGTGTGCGACAGCAGCGTGGCCCTGCCCCGCCTCTTCGCCCGGGACCCCGAGCGCATCGGCCGGCACGGCCTGGAGATAGTCAACGCCCTGGCCGCGCGGGTGAGCGTCGAACGGGTGCCGGTCGGCAAGCGGGTGCGCGCCGTGGTGCGCCTGACCGGCGAGGGCCGCTAG
- a CDS encoding class I SAM-dependent methyltransferase, translating to MLRDTFDRAAERYDRARPRYPRPLVDELARLTNLGPDSRVLEIAPGTGQLTVPLAEFGCRLTAVELGPSTAAVARRNLRAFPRVDVEVADFELWRPPDEPFDLAVIATAYHWLDPRTRVAKAARTLRPGGTFAVVTTHHVAGGTQDFFDRMQRCYERWDPATPPGLRSPTEDETATDTGEFERSAHFEDVTVWRGAREITYTTDEYLDVLLTYSGHLAMDEPSRQGLLACLRDLLETRHGGRVTKRYLHELITATRTGA from the coding sequence GTGCTGCGCGACACGTTCGACCGGGCGGCCGAGCGCTACGACCGGGCCCGCCCCCGCTATCCGCGCCCCCTGGTCGACGAACTGGCCCGTCTGACGAACCTCGGCCCGGACAGCCGGGTCCTGGAGATCGCCCCCGGGACGGGTCAACTCACCGTCCCGCTCGCCGAGTTCGGCTGCCGGCTGACCGCGGTCGAGCTGGGGCCGTCGACGGCCGCGGTGGCCCGCCGCAATCTGCGCGCGTTCCCGCGGGTGGACGTGGAGGTCGCGGACTTCGAGCTGTGGCGGCCGCCCGACGAGCCGTTCGACCTCGCGGTGATCGCGACGGCGTACCACTGGCTCGATCCCCGGACCCGGGTGGCGAAGGCGGCCCGCACCCTGCGTCCCGGCGGAACGTTCGCGGTCGTCACCACGCACCATGTGGCGGGCGGCACCCAGGACTTCTTCGACCGGATGCAGCGCTGCTACGAACGCTGGGACCCGGCCACCCCGCCCGGTCTGCGGAGTCCCACCGAGGACGAGACGGCGACGGACACCGGGGAGTTCGAGCGCTCCGCGCACTTCGAGGACGTCACGGTGTGGCGCGGTGCGCGGGAGATCACGTACACGACCGACGAGTACCTGGACGTCCTTCTGACGTATTCGGGTCATCTCGCCATGGACGAGCCCTCGCGCCAGGGCCTCCTGGCCTGCCTCCGCGACCTGCTGGAGACGCGGCACGGCGGCCGGGTCACCAAGCGCTACCTGCACGAGCTGATCACGGCCACCCGGACCGGGGCGTGA
- a CDS encoding ABC transporter substrate-binding protein, producing MIRSYRTVTVFCAAATLLAAAACDSDSSSKSTSSAKDHLTYVTAFGAAGRDAFAWVAEQKGYFRDAGIDVKIELGKATGENLKALASGKAQFTSLDLTGAVISAGAQNSTGYRDFRAVLAVHQRTLVSIMAMQGSGITTPKDLKGKRIAAAANSVNQLLFPGYAKLAGIDTAKIRWIAVQPVQLGPALASGKADALSTFLIGRPTVEKATVQARSKHVVVFPYSTYLPDLYGNATVTTASLAAKQPDLVKRFRAALLKALKYTIQHPDEAGKLLHAKHPETDATAATAEIKLMTPSVTAEGAENIGLITEARMRRALTSLQNAGVIQPGLTPQDVVDFAAMKTS from the coding sequence ATGATCCGCTCGTACCGCACGGTGACGGTGTTCTGCGCGGCGGCCACGCTCCTGGCCGCCGCTGCCTGTGACTCCGACTCCTCCTCCAAGAGCACGAGTTCGGCCAAGGACCACCTCACCTACGTCACCGCCTTCGGTGCGGCGGGACGGGACGCCTTCGCCTGGGTGGCCGAGCAGAAGGGCTATTTCCGGGACGCCGGAATCGACGTGAAGATCGAACTCGGAAAGGCCACCGGCGAGAACCTCAAGGCCCTCGCCTCCGGGAAAGCCCAGTTCACCAGCCTCGACCTGACGGGCGCGGTGATCTCCGCGGGCGCCCAGAACTCCACGGGCTACCGCGACTTCCGCGCCGTGCTCGCCGTCCACCAGCGCACCCTCGTCTCCATCATGGCGATGCAGGGCTCGGGCATCACCACCCCGAAGGACCTCAAGGGCAAACGGATCGCGGCCGCCGCCAACTCCGTGAACCAACTGCTCTTCCCCGGCTACGCCAAACTCGCCGGCATCGACACCGCGAAGATCCGCTGGATCGCCGTCCAGCCCGTCCAGTTGGGCCCGGCCCTCGCCAGCGGAAAGGCCGACGCGCTCAGCACGTTCCTGATCGGCCGGCCCACCGTCGAGAAGGCCACCGTGCAGGCCAGGTCGAAGCATGTCGTGGTGTTCCCCTACAGCACCTACCTGCCCGACCTGTACGGCAACGCGACCGTCACCACGGCCTCCCTCGCCGCGAAGCAACCCGACCTGGTCAAGCGCTTCCGCGCCGCCCTGCTCAAGGCGCTGAAGTACACGATCCAACACCCCGACGAGGCAGGGAAGTTGCTGCACGCCAAGCATCCGGAGACGGACGCCACCGCCGCGACCGCGGAGATCAAGCTGATGACCCCGTCCGTGACGGCCGAGGGCGCGGAGAACATCGGGCTGATCACCGAGGCACGGATGCGGCGCGCCCTCACCAGTCTGCAGAACGCCGGTGTCATCCAGCCCGGGCTGACACCGCAGGACGTCGTCGACTTCGCCGCCATGAAGACGAGTTGA
- a CDS encoding ABC transporter permease: MRRVLSAGPPVLAAAGALAGWWLITVAFDIRPFLLPSPPDVVHAFGRLPGYLLRQSWQTFTETAVGFGLAVGAGLATAVLLTASRGVERAVMPLLVAVNAVPKIAVAPLLVVWLGFGTAPKVFMVALLAWFPVVVSTMAGLSSVPLELTELAHSLTASRWQTYRKLRIPWALPQVFVGLRLGVTLAVVGAVVGEFAGGDQGLGYVIVASGGNADTPLAFAAMALLSAMSVLLFYAVVLAERALLPWAREITG, translated from the coding sequence GTGAGACGCGTCCTGTCGGCGGGACCGCCGGTCCTCGCGGCCGCGGGTGCGCTGGCGGGGTGGTGGCTGATCACCGTCGCCTTCGACATCCGGCCGTTCCTGCTGCCGTCGCCGCCCGACGTCGTCCACGCCTTCGGCCGGCTGCCCGGCTATCTGCTCCGGCAGAGCTGGCAGACGTTCACCGAGACGGCCGTCGGCTTCGGGCTTGCGGTCGGCGCGGGACTGGCGACCGCCGTGCTGCTCACCGCGTCCCGGGGCGTGGAGCGCGCGGTCATGCCGCTCCTGGTCGCCGTCAACGCCGTACCGAAGATCGCGGTGGCACCGCTCCTCGTGGTCTGGCTCGGCTTCGGGACGGCCCCGAAGGTGTTCATGGTGGCCCTGCTCGCCTGGTTCCCCGTGGTCGTCTCGACGATGGCCGGGCTGTCCTCGGTCCCGCTGGAGCTGACCGAGCTGGCCCACTCGCTCACCGCGTCCCGCTGGCAGACCTACCGCAAGCTCCGCATCCCCTGGGCCCTGCCCCAGGTCTTCGTCGGCCTGCGCCTGGGCGTCACCCTGGCCGTCGTCGGCGCGGTTGTCGGCGAGTTCGCGGGCGGCGACCAGGGCCTCGGCTACGTCATCGTGGCCTCCGGCGGCAACGCCGACACCCCCCTCGCGTTCGCCGCGATGGCCCTGCTCAGCGCCATGAGCGTGCTGCTCTTCTACGCCGTCGTCCTCGCGGAGCGGGCGCTGCTGCCCTGGGCCCGCGAGATCACCGGCTGA
- a CDS encoding ClpP family protease has protein sequence MSPLTAGFAPALMPRAEEGDTPSSRFDDHLAAQLLGQRIVFLGTQVDEVSANRVCAQLLLLSAEDPRTDISLYINSPGGSVTAGLAIYDTMRLIPNDVSTLTMGFAASMGQFLLTVGTHGKRYALPHARVMMHQPSAGIGGTTADIEIQAQNLDHTKKTIERLTAQHTGQTEETVSRDGDRDRWFTAEQAKEYGMVDQVVASLADVRPAASKRRMGL, from the coding sequence ATGTCTCCACTCACGGCCGGTTTCGCGCCGGCCCTCATGCCACGCGCCGAGGAGGGCGACACCCCGTCGTCCCGCTTCGACGACCACCTCGCCGCCCAACTGCTCGGGCAGCGGATCGTCTTCCTCGGCACACAGGTCGACGAGGTCTCCGCGAACCGGGTCTGCGCCCAGTTGCTGCTCCTGTCCGCGGAGGACCCGCGCACGGACATCAGCCTGTACATCAACAGTCCGGGCGGCTCGGTGACGGCGGGCCTCGCCATCTACGACACGATGCGACTGATCCCGAACGACGTCTCGACGCTGACGATGGGCTTCGCGGCGAGCATGGGCCAGTTCCTGCTGACCGTCGGCACCCACGGCAAGCGCTACGCGCTCCCCCACGCCCGGGTCATGATGCACCAGCCGTCGGCGGGCATCGGCGGCACCACCGCCGACATCGAGATCCAGGCACAGAACCTGGACCACACGAAGAAGACCATCGAACGCCTCACCGCCCAGCACACCGGCCAGACCGAGGAGACCGTCTCCCGCGACGGCGACCGCGACCGCTGGTTCACGGCCGAACAGGCCAAGGAGTACGGCATGGTGGACCAGGTCGTCGCCTCACTGGCCGACGTGCGCCCGGCCGCCTCGAAGCGACGGATGGGACTCTGA
- a CDS encoding ABC transporter ATP-binding protein has protein sequence MIQLRGVSKEFTHRRGAVEALHGIELEAADGEFVAVVGRSGCGKSTLLRLIAGLVAPTRGEVLMGGRAVTGPRPDCAVLFQRPALLPWRSVLDNVLLPAEISGERSNGARKQALGLIATMGLDGFQGRLPHELSGGMQQRVALCRSLMRRPRVLLMDEPFSALDALTRDELCAELQRTHREHPSTVVLVTHSVDEAVMLADRVVVLTPRPGRIRTVLDIALPRPRTRTEAGQAEQLARRAAELHALLLDSES, from the coding sequence GTGATCCAACTACGGGGTGTGTCCAAGGAGTTCACGCATCGGCGGGGTGCCGTCGAAGCGCTTCACGGGATCGAACTGGAGGCGGCCGACGGTGAGTTCGTGGCGGTCGTCGGGCGCAGCGGTTGCGGGAAGTCGACGCTGCTGCGGCTGATCGCCGGGCTGGTGGCGCCGACGCGGGGCGAGGTGCTGATGGGCGGCCGGGCCGTCACCGGGCCGCGCCCCGACTGTGCCGTCCTCTTCCAGCGCCCGGCGCTGCTGCCGTGGCGGTCGGTGCTGGACAATGTGCTGCTGCCTGCGGAGATCTCGGGCGAACGGAGCAACGGAGCACGGAAACAGGCGCTGGGGCTGATCGCGACGATGGGCCTCGACGGCTTCCAGGGACGTCTGCCGCACGAGTTGTCCGGGGGGATGCAGCAGCGGGTGGCGCTGTGCCGGTCGCTCATGCGGCGGCCCCGGGTGCTGCTGATGGACGAGCCGTTCTCCGCGCTCGACGCGCTCACCCGGGACGAGTTGTGCGCCGAGTTGCAGCGGACGCACCGCGAGCATCCGTCCACCGTCGTCCTCGTCACGCACTCGGTGGACGAGGCGGTCATGCTCGCCGACCGGGTGGTCGTCCTCACGCCCCGGCCCGGCCGGATCCGTACGGTCCTCGACATCGCGCTGCCCCGCCCACGCACCCGCACCGAGGCCGGCCAGGCGGAGCAACTGGCCCGCCGGGCGGCCGAGTTGCACGCGCTGCTGCTCGACAGCGAGAGCTGA